In Maridesulfovibrio sp., the genomic stretch TAGCCTTATTCAGGCAGCGTGCTGCAGCCGGGTTAGCAAGATCTCCAAGGCTGACCGCCGCCTGGTAGCGCACGTTAACTTCAGGATCTTTAAGCAGCGCATCACATAGGGGTTCAACAGCCATAAAGCTGTTAGTCGACCCCAGAATATCGGTTGCAAAAATCCTGATATCAGCATCTTCGTCATGAACCAGAGCCACAAGAGAAGCAAAATCCTGCGCACCAACTTCACGAAGAATATCCATGGAAAGGTTTCTGACCGGAGCGTCATCGGAACGGAGTAAAGGAACCACAGCCTGAACCGCACCTTTACCACCGATCCTGCGTAAAGCATGGTCAGCAGCTTCCTGCAATCCCAGATGCCGGGATTTCAAAAGGTCGGCCAGCTGGGGCACGGCATTTTCGCATTTCAACTCACCAGCCAGAAACGCGGCCTCACGGACAACTTCATTGTCATCGCTTTTAAGTTCATCAAGAACCTTAGAACAATCCGTCATTGCAAGTCCCCATTTTGTTTAAATCCGCAAGACATCTCACGGTTGCGTCATAAAAAATTTTACAGGTAAAGATTGTTGATAATAGCATTGGCCATATCATCAATATCTACAATTTCATCCGCGAGACCATCATCAACAATGGCTTTAGGCATACCGTAAACCACGCAGGAGGAATCGCTCTGGGCAATGGCCCTTCCGCCTTTGCTTTTAAGCTCTCTGATACCATCCCGACCATCATTCCCCATTCCGGTCAGAATAACTCCCAACGCTCTGCGCCCAAGACTCTTGGCAACAGAAGATACAAGTACGTTCGCAGAAGGTTTATAAAGGGCTTCCTTAGGTTCAGGTGTTACAATAAGGTCAATTCTGCTGACTTTTTGGTCGACAATCAGATGGGAGCCCCCAGGAGCCACAAAAACATGTCCGGGCAAAAGTCTGTCACCGGTCTCCGCTTCTTTAACGTTCAGCTGGCTGACGCCGTTAAGACGGTTGGCGAAAGGCCCTGTAAAAGCCTTTGGCATATGCTGGGCAATAACAATTCCCGCCGGGAAATCCTTCGGGAGTGAAGAAAGAATTTTCTGCACAGCCGGAGGTCCACCGGTGGACACGCCTATCACAACAACATCACGCTTGGCGCGGCCAAGCTGAGCTTTAACCGTAATCGCCGGTCTGCGCTGGGCAGCTGCACTTCGCAAACGCGGAACCGGGCGCATCTTGCGTCTGGCAACTGTCTTAACCTTGGAGATCAGGTCATTTTCAATTTTGACAATGTCGAGAGATACTTTGGAAAGCTGCTTTGGAATAAAATCGACGGCCCCCAGATCCATGGCCTTCAGGGTTGCCTCTGCGCCCTCTGTTGTCAGGGAACTGACCATGAGCACCGGGCGGGGCATTTCCATCATGATATGCCTCAGAGCGGTTAGTCCGTCCATTTTAGGCATTTCAATATCAAGAGTGACAACATCCGGGTTATGTTTCCGGATCACCCTTAAACCTTCCTCTCCATCACGGGCAGTAGCAACAACCCTAATACCAGGGTCCTTTTGCAACATAGTGCTGATTGCCTTACGCATGAAAGCGGAATCATCTACAACAACGACATTTATCACTAACCAGATCTCCTTATCGCTAGGCCACAAACCAACAAGAAGCTTTAACAGCTTGTATACAAAGACGATTTTCTTTTTTTATAAATATATTGGAGTCGTTCATATTAAATTGAACCACAACCGTAAATAAAACTTGGCATATATGCGTTTTTTTGT encodes the following:
- a CDS encoding chemotaxis response regulator protein-glutamate methylesterase — protein: MINVVVVDDSAFMRKAISTMLQKDPGIRVVATARDGEEGLRVIRKHNPDVVTLDIEMPKMDGLTALRHIMMEMPRPVLMVSSLTTEGAEATLKAMDLGAVDFIPKQLSKVSLDIVKIENDLISKVKTVARRKMRPVPRLRSAAAQRRPAITVKAQLGRAKRDVVVIGVSTGGPPAVQKILSSLPKDFPAGIVIAQHMPKAFTGPFANRLNGVSQLNVKEAETGDRLLPGHVFVAPGGSHLIVDQKVSRIDLIVTPEPKEALYKPSANVLVSSVAKSLGRRALGVILTGMGNDGRDGIRELKSKGGRAIAQSDSSCVVYGMPKAIVDDGLADEIVDIDDMANAIINNLYL